The stretch of DNA GCGGCAGAGTCCGATTTCTATTGCGTCGAACCCTGGCTGGGTATGCCGGACGCGATTCACAACGGCCTGGGGCTGCGCTGGGTGCGGCCGGGGCAGGCCGAATCGGCAGTGCTGCGGATCACGGTGGGTCGCTGATGCCGACAGGCGTCTTGGTGCCGCGGTGGGCTTCATCATGTTGTCACGCCGATAGGGTAAATAGCGAAAGGACTTTTTCTCCTCAATTTTTCATCCGACGGCGACAACGTGAGCGACTCCGACCTACTCTCCTTACACACCCGCCGGCTCTATGCCGAAATGATCGACAGCCTCGACGAAGAGCTGGAGATGGAACTGGACGACGAGCGCCTGGACGCCATGCTGGAGGGCGACCATGCGGGCGATTCCGACATGGATCGCCGCCAGTACTTTCGCGAGCTGCTGCGCCTGCAGGGCGAACTGGTCAAGCTGCAGGACTGGGTGGTCGACAAGAAGCTCAAGATCGTCGTGCTCTTCGAGGGGCGCGACGCGGCAGGCAAGGGCGGCGCCATCAAGCGCATCACCCAGCGCCTGAACCCGCGCGTGTGCCGGGTGGCGGCGCTGCCCGCACCCAATGACCGCGAGCGCACGCAGTGGTACTTCCAGCGCTATGTATCCCATTTGCCGGCGGGCGGCGAAATCGTGTTGTTCGATCGCAGCTGGTACAACCGCGCCGGGGTGGAGCGCGTCATGGAATTCTGTACCGACGAGGAATACGAAGAATTCTTCCGCAGCGTGTCCGAGTTCGAGAAGATGTTGGTGCGCTCGGGCATCGTGCTCATCAAGTACTGGTTCTCGATCAGCGACGAGGAGCAGCATCGGCGCTTCCTGGCCCGCGTGCATGATCCGCTCAAGCAATGGAAGCTATCGCCCATGGATCTGGAGTCGCGCCGCCTATGGGAGGCCTATACCAAGGCCAAGGAAGAGATGATGGAGCGCTCGCACATTCCCGAAGCGCGCTGGTGGATTGTCGAGGGCGTGGACAAGAAGCGCGCCCGCCTCAATTGCATACGGCATCTGCTCGATCAGGTGCCCTACGGCGAGGTGGGCCATCCCGATGTCGTGCTGCCCCAGCGCGTGCATCATCCGGACTACAGCCGCAATCCGCAGCCGCAGGATATGTACGTGCCGTCCGTTTATTGATGAATAAAGCCACGCGTGCGTGGCTTTATTTGCGTTTCAGGCGTTCAGGGCGCCGGGTTCGGATGCCTGACGTGGATGGCTTCGATGCCGGCGAGCACATCCGCGTTCAATTCCACCTCGACGCTATCGATGTTTTCCTTGAGCTGATCCAGCGTCGTGGCGCCAACCAGGTTGCTGGCGACGAACTTGCGCGCGTTCACCCAGGCCAGGGCCAGGGCCACCGGCGACAGGCCATGCTGCTTGGCCAGCGCCACGTATTCGGCCGCGGCCGCGTCGGTTTCCGGATTGCTGTAGCGGGTAAAGCGCTCGAACAGCGTCAGGCGCGCCTTGGCCGGGTGCGCACCGTTCAGGTACTTGCCCGACAGCACGCCCATGGCCAGCGGCGAATAGGCCAGCAGGCTCACGCCTTCGTGATGGGTGAATTCCGACAGACCGATCTCGTAGACGCGGTTGACCAGGCTGTACGGATTCTGGATGGACGCCGGGCGCGGTAGGTTCTTCATTTCCGCATGCTTGAGGAACTGCGCCATGCCCCAGGGTGTTTCGTTGGACAGGCCGAAGTGGCGGATCTTGCCGGCCTTCTGCAGGTCGCTGAGCACCTGCAGCGTTTCTTCGACGGGCACGGTGTAGTCGTCTTCGACCCAGGGGTAGTTGAGCTTGCCGAAGGTGCTGGTGGTGCGGTCGGGCCAGTGCAACTGGTAGAGGTCGAGGTAGTCGGTCTGCAGGCGCTTGAGGCTGGCGTCCAGCGCTGCGGTGATGTTCTTGCGGTCCAGAAAAGTCTTGCCGTCACGGATGTGCCCGGGGCGCTTGGCGTCGCGCACGGGTCCGGCCACCTTGCTGGCAAGGTAGAAATCGTCGCGTTTGCCGCGCCGGGCGATCCAGGTGCCGATATAGGCTTCGGTGCGGCCCTGGGTTTCGGGCTTGGGCGGTACGGGATACATCTCGGCGGCATCGATCAGATTGACGCCGCGCGACAGCGCATAGTCGAGCTGCTGGTGGGCCTGGGCTTCGGTATTTTGCTCGCCCCAGGTCATGGTACCCAGGCCGATCAGGCTGACTTCCAGGCCGGTGCGGCCAAGCTGGCGGTATTTCACTGCAATACTCCGGGTTGTTGAAAGGGCTTTTGGCCCTTAGGGTTTTGGGCAATGGTACTCCCGCTCCAGAGGTATAGTGCAACGCACCAATTTCCCTTCCCTCGACAGGCAGGAGTTTTAAATGCCCTCATTATTCGATCCCCTGGTTGCCGGCGAACTCAAGCTGGCCAACCGTGTCGTCATGGCGCCGCTGACCCGCAACCGTTCACCCAAGGCCGTGCCGCAGCCCATCGCCGCGACCTATTACGCTCAGCGCGCCACGGCCGGCCTGCTCATTACCGAGGCCACGGCCATCTCGCACCAGGGCCAGGGCTACGCCGACGTGCCCGGCCTGTACGGCGCCGACCAGATCGAGGGCTGGAAACGAGTGACCGGCGCCGTGCACGAGGCGGGCGGGTGCATCGTGGTGCAGCTCTGGCATGTGGGCCGCATCTCGCACACCTCGCTGCAGCCCAATGGCGGCGCGCCGGTGGCGCCCTCGGCCATTACGGCCAAGTCCAAGACCTACGTCATCGACGCCGAGGGCAAGGGCGAATTTACGCCGACCTCCGCGCCGCGCGCGCTGAACATCGAAGAACTGCCGGGCATCGTGTCCGACTATCGCAAGGCGGCCCGGGCGGCCATCGAGGCGGCCTTTGACGGCGTGGAACTGCACGCCGCCAACGGCTATCTCATCGACCAGTTCCTGCGCTCGGACAGCAATCAGCGTACCGATGCCTACGGCGGTTCGATCGAAAACCGTGCGCGCTTGCTGTTCGAGGTGCTCGATGCCATCACCGCCGAGATCGGCGCGGGGCGGGTCGGCATCCGTATTTCGCCGGTGACGCCGGCCAACGATGTCAGCGATCCGAATCCGCAGCCGCTCTTTAACTACGTGGTAGAAGGCCTGGCGCGCTACGGCCTGGCTTATGTGCATGTGATCGAGGGCGCCACGGGCGGGGCGCGCGACTTCCAGCAGGGCGACGCGCCCTTTGACTATGCGGCGCTCAAATCGGCCTACCGTGAGGCCGGCGGCAAGGGGGCCTGGATGGCCAACAACGGCTACGACGGGGCGCAGGCGCAGCAGGCCGTGGCAAGCGGGCAGGCCGACCTGGTGGCATTCGGCAAGGCATTTATCTCCAACCCGGATCTGGTGCGCCGCTTGCGCGAGCAGGCCCCCTTGAATGATTGGGACCAGTCCACGTTCTACGGCGGCGGCGAGAGGGGCTACGTGGACTATCCGGTGCTAACCTAAAATAATTCAGCTATAATCTTGTCTCTTTAGCGCCCGTAGCTCAGTTGGATAGAGTACTTGGCTACGAACCAAGGGGTCGTGGGTTCGAATCCTGCCGGGCGCACCAAGATGAAAAAAAGGCCGGGTGCTTGCGTACCCGGCCTTTTCTT from Bordetella sp. FB-8 encodes:
- the ppk2 gene encoding polyphosphate kinase 2, producing MIDSLDEELEMELDDERLDAMLEGDHAGDSDMDRRQYFRELLRLQGELVKLQDWVVDKKLKIVVLFEGRDAAGKGGAIKRITQRLNPRVCRVAALPAPNDRERTQWYFQRYVSHLPAGGEIVLFDRSWYNRAGVERVMEFCTDEEYEEFFRSVSEFEKMLVRSGIVLIKYWFSISDEEQHRRFLARVHDPLKQWKLSPMDLESRRLWEAYTKAKEEMMERSHIPEARWWIVEGVDKKRARLNCIRHLLDQVPYGEVGHPDVVLPQRVHHPDYSRNPQPQDMYVPSVY
- a CDS encoding NADP(H)-dependent aldo-keto reductase; protein product: MKYRQLGRTGLEVSLIGLGTMTWGEQNTEAQAHQQLDYALSRGVNLIDAAEMYPVPPKPETQGRTEAYIGTWIARRGKRDDFYLASKVAGPVRDAKRPGHIRDGKTFLDRKNITAALDASLKRLQTDYLDLYQLHWPDRTTSTFGKLNYPWVEDDYTVPVEETLQVLSDLQKAGKIRHFGLSNETPWGMAQFLKHAEMKNLPRPASIQNPYSLVNRVYEIGLSEFTHHEGVSLLAYSPLAMGVLSGKYLNGAHPAKARLTLFERFTRYSNPETDAAAAEYVALAKQHGLSPVALALAWVNARKFVASNLVGATTLDQLKENIDSVEVELNADVLAGIEAIHVRHPNPAP
- a CDS encoding alkene reductase, whose amino-acid sequence is MPSLFDPLVAGELKLANRVVMAPLTRNRSPKAVPQPIAATYYAQRATAGLLITEATAISHQGQGYADVPGLYGADQIEGWKRVTGAVHEAGGCIVVQLWHVGRISHTSLQPNGGAPVAPSAITAKSKTYVIDAEGKGEFTPTSAPRALNIEELPGIVSDYRKAARAAIEAAFDGVELHAANGYLIDQFLRSDSNQRTDAYGGSIENRARLLFEVLDAITAEIGAGRVGIRISPVTPANDVSDPNPQPLFNYVVEGLARYGLAYVHVIEGATGGARDFQQGDAPFDYAALKSAYREAGGKGAWMANNGYDGAQAQQAVASGQADLVAFGKAFISNPDLVRRLREQAPLNDWDQSTFYGGGERGYVDYPVLT